The Astatotilapia calliptera chromosome 17, fAstCal1.2, whole genome shotgun sequence genome has a segment encoding these proteins:
- the ssbp1 gene encoding single-stranded DNA-binding protein, mitochondrial, whose product MLRSASAQIIRQAVRYRSTDASLILERSINRVQLLGRVGQDPVMRQVEGRNPVTIFSLATNEMWRSGEGEMSSPGDISQKTTWHRVSIFKPGLRDVAYQYVKKGSRILVEGKLDYGEYVDKNQVRRQATTIIADNIIFLSDNVRDRT is encoded by the exons ATGCTTAGAAGTGCATCAGCACAG ATCATCCGGCAGGCGGTGAGGTACAGGAGTACAGACGCCAGCCTCATCCTGGAGAGAT CGATAAACCGGGTGCAGCTGTTAGGTCGGGTCGGCCAAGACCCGGTGATGAGACAGGTGGAGGGCCGAAACCCGGTTACCATCTTCTCATTAGCGACCAATGAGATGTGGCGCTCTGGAGAGGGAGAAATGAGCTCACCAG GTGACATCAGCCAGAAGACGACGTGGCATCGTGTGTCTATATTCAAACCTGGTCTGAGAGACGTGGCGTACCAGTACGTCAAAAAAGG GTCGAGGATTCTAGTAGAGGGGAAGCTGGACTACGGCGAATACGTGGACAAGAACCAAGTCAGACGTCAGGCCACCACCATCATCGCAG acaacatcattttcctgagCGATAACGTGCGAGACAGAACCTGA